In Monodelphis domestica isolate mMonDom1 chromosome 4, mMonDom1.pri, whole genome shotgun sequence, one DNA window encodes the following:
- the AKT2 gene encoding RAC-beta serine/threonine-protein kinase, translated as MNEVSVVKEGWLHKRGEYIKTWRPRYFLLKSDGSFIGYKERPEVPDQSLPPLNNFSVAECQLMKTERPRPNTFVIRCLQWTTVIERTFHVDSPDEREEWMRAIQMVANSLKNQEPGEDLMDYKCGSPSDSSVAEDMEVAVSKTRTKATMNDFDYLKLLGKGTFGKVILVREKATGRYYAMKILRKEVIIAKDEVAHTVTESRVLQNTRHPFLTALKYAFQTNDRLCFVMEYANGGELFFHLSRERVFTEDRARFYGAEIVSALEYLHSRDVVYRDIKLENLMLDKDGHIKITDFGLCKEGISDGATMKTFCGTPEYLAPEVLEDNDYGRAVDWWGLGVVMYEMTCGRLPFYNQDHERLFELILMEEIRFPRTLSPEAKSLLAGLLKKDPKQRLGGGPRDAKEVMEHRFFSAINWQDVLQKKLPPPFKPQVTSEIDTRYFDDEFTAQSITITPPDRYDSMGSLEPDQRTHFPQFSYSASIRE; from the exons gTGAATACATCAAGACCTGGAGACCTCGGTACTTCCTGTTAAAAAGCGACGGTTCATTCATTGGGTACAAAGAGAGACCAGAGGTCCCTGACCAGAGTTTGCCCCCTTTAAATAACTTCTCTGTAGCAG aATGCCAGCTAATGAAAACAGAGCGACCTCGGCCGAATACCTTCGTCATCCGATGCTTGCAATGGACGACGGTTATTGAAAGGACGTTTCACGTGGATTCTCCAGATGAAAG GGAGGAGTGGATGAGGGCCATCCAGATGGTGGCCAATAGCCTGAAGAATCAGGAGCCCGGGGAAGACTTGATGGACTACAAGTGTGGCTCCCCCAGCGACTCCTCGGTGGCTGAGGACATGGAAGTGGCCGTCAGCAAAACCCGGACGAAGGCG ACCATGAATGACTTCGACTATCTCAAGCTTCTGGGCAAAGGCACCTTCGGCAAAGTCATCCTGGTGCGGGAGAAGGCCACAGGGCGCTACTACGCCATGAAGATCCTGAGGAAGGAGGTCATCATCGCCAAG GATGAGGTTGCCCACACAGTCACTGAGAGTCGAGTCCTGCAGAATACCAGGCACCCATTTCTCACA gcaTTGAAGTACGCCTTTCAGACCAATGACCGCCTGTGTTTTGTGATGGAATATGCCAACGGCGGGGAG CTCTTTTTCCACCTGTCGAGGGAGCGGGTCTTCACAGAGGACAGAGCCCGGTTCTACGGGGCCGAGATTGTCTCTGCCTTGGAGTACCTGCACTCCCGGGATGTGGTCTATCGGGACATCAAG CTGGAGAACCTCATGCTGGATAAAGACGGGCACATCAAGATCACTGACTTTGGCCTCTGCAAGGAGGGCATCTCTGACGGGGCCACCATGAAGACCTTCTGTGGCACCCCAGAGTACCTGGCCCCTGAG GTGCTGGAGGACAACGACTATGGGCGGGCAGTGGACTGGTGGGGGCTGGGCGTAGTCATGTACGAGATGACGTGCGGCCGGCTGCCCTTCTACAACCAGGACCACGAACGCCTCTTCGAGCTGATTCTCATGGAGGAGATCCGTTTCCCTCGCACGTTGAGCCCTGAGGCCAAATCTCTACTGGCTGGGCTCCTGAAAAAGGACCCCAAGCAGCG GCTGGGTGGAGGGCCCAGGGACGCCAAGGAAGTCATGGAGCACCGCTTCTTCTCGGCCATCAATTGGCAGGATGTCTTACAGAAGAAG CTCCCACCCCCATTTAAGCCCCAGGTCACGTCGGAGATTGACACACGGTACTTTGATGATGAATTCACGGCACAGTCCATCACCATCACCCCCCCAGACCGAT atgacagcATGGGATCTCTTGAGCCTGACCAGCGCACCCACTTCCCCCAGTTCTCCTACTCAGCCAGCATCCGGGAGTGA